The genomic region GATCGAAATGAATATCCGCCACCAACGGGACCGGTGACATTTTAACAAGATATGGCAAAGATTTCAGTGATTTTTCATCGGGCACGGCCAGACGCACTATTTCCGCTCCGGCCTGAACCAGGTGTTTTATCTGGCGCAGAGTTTTATCTTTATCTGAAGTGCAGGTGTTGGTCATGGACTGTATAACAACATGGTTGCTGCCACCGATAACCACTGAACCTACTTTAACAGGAATTGTCTGAGTACGTTTAAACAAAACTCACCCAGCCTCACCCTGGCACTTCCGTCTTCGCTCAAAGGCTTCGTCGTGACAAGTTGTGCCATCCCTCTCCACAAGTGGAGAGGGAAATGTTTGAATTACTTTTTTATCAATTATCATTTTTTTATTCCTTCTCCCTTCTTTTAGTAAGAGAAGGGGTTGGGGATGAGTTTAATCTTAATCAATTATTATTAATTTTTTCAGATTCTTTTTAATCTTTTTCTGATCCTTGTCAGATAAAGTACCAAGTTTTTTTATGATCAGCCTGCTATCCAGGGTAAATAACTTCATTCTGATTATCGAAGCGCTATGCAGCCCTGTATTTTCCAAATTCTCAATCTCTACATCCAGTTCCCAGCGACTATTTTTGGCGCTGGTAATCATGGCAAGCAAACTGTGCCCAGTGTGATAATTAAAATTCTCATAACTGGAAAGCACTAACGCGGGCCGACGTTTTTTAACATTTTTATCTGTAAAAGGAAAAGGAACAGCGACCAGATCATAAGGCTTATATATCACCATAGGCCTCGTTGTCATTTTTTGAGTTCCATTCATCCAGTGTAGATTCAAGTGCTTGCGCATACTCAAGGTCTATAGGGCTGATCTTTTTCAAAACAACCTTGCTGTTATCAATTTCAAAACCAACGGTATCGCCCGCGGAAAGATTAAGGCAGTCTCTTATTTCTGAAGGAATAGTAGCTTGATTTTTACTGGTAAGTTTTGATTTTAACATAATACACCTCGGTAATATTGTAATACAGTATTACCTGATTATCCAGATTAAATATTCAGTCACATTCTTTCCGGAGCATCGATACCCATAAGACCCAGACCTATGCCCAGAATATTTTTTACGGAATTGATTATGGCCAGACGGTTCTCGGAAAGTTTCCGATCTTCCACGTTTACTTTACATTCATGATAAAAAGAATGAAAAAGTCCGGAAAGTTCGATCAAATAATGAGCGATACGATAAGGTTCCCTGTACTGAGCCGCGGTAAATACTTCCTCTTCAAACGACATTAAAAATTTAAGCAGTTTGAACTCTATTTCTTTTAGCTCTACAGCACGATGGTAAACAGGAAGCATATTACTTTTTCTGATAATACTGCTGATGCGGGCATGGGCATACTGCACATAAAAAACCGGATTATCATTGGACTTTTTCTTGGCCAGTTCCAGATCAAAATCCAGATGAATGTCCGCGCTTTTCATGACCAGAAAGAACCTGGCCGCGTCCGCGCCTATTTTCTCAATTACTTCCTGTAAAGTGATCATATCGCCGGTACGCTTGCTCATGCGCACTTCCACACCGTTCTGGTAGAGCGTTACCAGTTGTCCCAACAGCACTTCCAGTTCGGCCTGGTCTCCGCACATGGCCTTAAGGCCTGCTTTAACCCTTTTTATATAACCATGATGGTCTGCGCCCCAGATATTGATCAGACGGTTAAACCCGCGCTGCACCTTGAGATTATGATAAGCAATATCAGCGGCGAAATAAGTGGTCTCACCATTTTCCTTAATCAGCACCCTGTCCTTGTCATCTCCGAAGGAAGTGGTCCTGAAAAAAAGCGCTCCCTCCAGCTTGTAGGTAAAACCTTTATCCGTGAGCCATTCGATGGTTTTGGCTACTTCCTGAGTATCCTGCAGGTTTTGTTTCTCGCTGTACCAATTGTCAAATTTCACCCGAAACTGTCTTAATGTTTCCTGTTGCCTGCGGATCAGTTCCTGAATGGGGTCGGCAAAAGTAACCAGTTCCTTAACATAACTGCCGTTATAACCGTCTTCAGGCACGGGAATGCCCTGTTTGCGCGCTTCTATAGACTCTTTGAGCTTTTCTATCTGTACACCGGCGTCATTTATATAAAACTCGGTACTTACTTCATAGCCAACCCACTGCAGAATGCGCCGCAGACTGTCACCCAACGCGGCCCAGCGGCCATGGCCGATATGCAGCGGCCCCGTAGGATTGGCTGAGACAAACTCCAGCAATATCTTGTCTCCGCCTGCAATCAGATTTTTGGAAAAATCTTCCTTGGACAAATAATAAATGCAAAATTCCTTTGGTAAAATAAAATTTATAAAACCTCTTAAAGCAGTTACCTGTGTACCCTTAAAAACCTTGTCCCGAAAATAAAGTTTGATCTCTTTGGCCAGGTCCTCCGCAATCTGCTGCGGAGCTTTTTTCAAATCTTTAGCCAGTAAAAAGGCCAGATTGGTGGAGTAATCGCCCAGGCTTCTGTCTTTAGGAACCTCTATATTGCAGACCGCAAGCGTATAACCATTATCCTTAAGAAATTTTTCACATTTTTTTCGGATCAAATCTCTGATTAACATTTTTTAATTGTACCCTATTCTTTTTCAGTGGTCATTATAGCGGTCATCCCAATCAAACATTATAATATTTTCGCAACTCCGCCTTAACTTTGGGTATTTCATAAAGCATCAATACAAACATTTTACGTGTTAACTTCTCGTCCTTGTCCGGCTCGGCCTGAACTTTCGTACCCGTATATTTGCTGATTATATTAGCGGCTTCTTTATAGGTAACTTCTTCTTCCCCGGCATTTTCCAGCTGCTTTGACGACACAAAATTCAGACGGTTCAGAGCAGTAAAAATTTCTTTTCTGGTGATAATCCTGGTGGGATAAAAACTGTCTTCGATATCCAGATAGCCCAGCGTGAGAATTTTTTCCAGAAGATCGGCAAAATATTCGTTGGCTGACAAATCCTTGAATTTTCTGACATATAATACATTAAAAGAACGTTTTTCATCATTATAAGTAATATTTACACTGTTTAACCCGGGTTTAAGCTCTATGGATTCGGCAAAACGTTTGCGGTTATTGATCACCACGGTTTTGTTGTTTACTCCGAATTGCATGGCTTTGGGACCATACCCTTTGATATAAAAAGGAGTGGATGTGACTCTGACATCTTTTGTGGGTGTTAGAAAATTCAAGCTGTTCAGGCTGTAATTATTACTGATATTCTTGTCGCTTTTGACATTATTAAACAGGATATTTACTATGTTGGAGGAAATGGGCAAACTCTCCCGGCTCTCCGTATTTTCGGCTACAGGCAGGTTTGGCCATGATGTACTGCTTCCCGGTTCTTTGCGGCTGGCCGCAGGTTGCTGTGCCACGCCGGTATTGGCCAGAATATTGGCAACTTCGGTTAAATAATTGAAAAATTCCTGTCTGGTCAAATTTTTTTCCGGCATTATGGTTGAAGAGTTTATTATCGAATAGTTTCTGAGCTTATTCACTTCTTTATAAAGCCAGGAATTTTCTTTGACATCGTCAAAATTGTAAACATAATCGTTTTTATCCGGAAGCAGCCTGCCCATTATGGAAAAAGCTTCCTGCCGCTTGATGTACTGGTCCGGATAAAAATTTTTATAGGAATTTTTCAGGATTCCGTTTAACTGCATATAGGCCAGATACTCCTTGAGTTCGCTTTCCTTAACATCCGAAAAACTTGCCGGATCGGATGACTTCACCCGCTCCAGGCCGGCAGCTCTGGACAGGTATAGATAAAATTCTTTACGGGTAATGTCATGGCCGGGGTTAAACATATTGGTCCGGGGATAATTGATGCGGTTAAGCAGGTCCAGCCACTTTTTCTGGACATTATCAGGCACATCCAGATACGGATAACGCCTTTTAATGGTCAAAGTATGCTCATGATATTTGATATTCTGCCCGCGCATCACAAACTTGATATCATTATTACCGATTTTGTCGAGTTTGACTTTTTCCTGGAACAAACCGTCGGACCTCAAGCCGAGTTCCTTGTCATTTAAAAAAATCCTGCCGGTATCCAGATAATAGCCCTTAACAATGAGTTCGTCGCTATTGGTCTCGGCTTCATTATAGGGTGTGACTATCTGAAAATATTCTTTAAATTCGTCCGGGCTCTGTTCCAGATTATAGTAAAGGCCCAGCTCCAGTCTGTCGGAAAAATTGATAAAGGGCAGGAAACGACCTGCCTTGAACAACAACGAAATATAGGGGAACCAGTTATTGCCGCTGTATTTGCCGCCCGCGTAAAGATAAAGTTTATCCAGGTCAAACTTAAAGCCGGTTATGCTTTCTACCGGATTTACATTGGAGCCTATATTGCAAAATTTCAGGAAAAAATTGCCAGGATCATTCTCGTAACTGATATTCAGGAAAACATCCTTTAAGGTGCTGATATTCACCGCTCCCTCCAGCAAAACACGGTCGGCAGTAGAAACCTCCAGGGAATTTTTGTAGAGAATATCGCTCTGCCGCGAACTGGCGTCAGCACCGACAGCGTACCTGATATCCAGGCAGAAAACTGACTGTAAAAGGAAAAAAAGCACAATTAGTTGTTTGAGCATAAGCATAGACTATTATAGCCACGGCTGTAATTTTCAACAACTCATAAATACTGCTGTCTAGCAGTATTAAAGTAAGTCAGGTAAAAGACAGTGGAAATTGGTCAGTAATTTCTGGATGAAACAGCTAATAATCAATCTACATTTAACTTACACTTGGTAACATGAAAAAAATTTTAATACCGGTCTTAATAGTGCTTTTCACAATTTTAAGCGTAGCCGAAGAGCCTTTACCCATACAACCTGTAACCTTGAAAAAACCTAACCGGGATACGTTGTCGTATTCCAATTACTCTTTTGATAACGGCACAAGTTACCGAATAATTGAGAACCTGTTCAAAACCAAAATCAATTCGGAACAGTCTTTTATGCTGGATATAACTTTGTACAAATTCGTGACTCTGGAAAAAAACCTCTATACCGTGGGGTTTTTCCAAGATTCGGACGACTACTACTATAACCTTAGCTATGGCTACGGAGCCTATTCCGATAATACCTCATCCGGACATCTTTCAGCCGAAGTCGGGTGGGATACCGGTGAATTCATGTTCGGCTCACTGCTTAGGTACAACAGCTATCCCGGAGCCTACACCATCGGTTCGCTGACACCTTACCTGGAATATGAGTTGTCGGATGAAACCAGCTTGCTGGCGCAGTTGTCCGCTGACCTGGATAATCAGAACCAGAACGCCCTGTCTTATTATTTCATGGCAGAGCACGAATTGCTGACAGATTTTTATATCCGCGGGGCATACTCGCTGGGCAGTTACATAAAACAATTGACCAACACTTCCTTTGTGAAACAGGATTTCAACTCCTGGCTGCTGGGATTCAACTGGTTAGTGACGGACGAGTTATCTATAAAATATTACTATGAATACATCAATGATATAAACTCAACCACAGGTACCGGGCATACGGTTGCCATCAGATACAGGCTCTAATTATGGATAAAATATTTTTTAAAAAGAGGAGGTGCCGGACTGAATTTTGTTCCTTGAGAATAAATAAAATCAAATGGAGGTTTTGATCATGAATAAAAAATTAATTTTTGCTTTTTTAATGTCGTTAAGTCTTTTTGCTTTTACGGCAGCAAGTCCCAGCGATACCAGTAAAACAGCGGATGATATAAAGCAGGAGGACAGACAGCTGGACCGTCAGGAAGACCGCAGCATGGAAAGACAGGAAGACAGCAGAGAAGACCGCATGGAAACCAAAAAGATGGAGAAAAAAGAAGACAAAAAAATGTATACGACCCAGAAAACCGCACAAAGCAAAGCCAAAACCAAAGTGAAATCGGCGACAAAAATGGATGATGACAGCAAAAAAGAACTGGAAAAAGAAAAGAACGAAATGCAGAAGTCCGAAATAGAAAAAGCAGACCAGCAAAAAAAAGATTTGCACAAAAAAACCAAATAGTTCCGATTCTCTGAATATTGTTCATAAAAAAGCGAACCCCAAGGTTCGCTTTTT from Candidatus Margulisiibacteriota bacterium harbors:
- a CDS encoding type II toxin-antitoxin system PemK/MazF family toxin, encoding MVIYKPYDLVAVPFPFTDKNVKKRRPALVLSSYENFNYHTGHSLLAMITSAKNSRWELDVEIENLENTGLHSASIIRMKLFTLDSRLIIKKLGTLSDKDQKKIKKNLKKLIIID
- a CDS encoding AbrB/MazE/SpoVT family DNA-binding domain-containing protein, with amino-acid sequence MLKSKLTSKNQATIPSEIRDCLNLSAGDTVGFEIDNSKVVLKKISPIDLEYAQALESTLDEWNSKNDNEAYGDI
- the argS gene encoding arginine--tRNA ligase, producing the protein MLIRDLIRKKCEKFLKDNGYTLAVCNIEVPKDRSLGDYSTNLAFLLAKDLKKAPQQIAEDLAKEIKLYFRDKVFKGTQVTALRGFINFILPKEFCIYYLSKEDFSKNLIAGGDKILLEFVSANPTGPLHIGHGRWAALGDSLRRILQWVGYEVSTEFYINDAGVQIEKLKESIEARKQGIPVPEDGYNGSYVKELVTFADPIQELIRRQQETLRQFRVKFDNWYSEKQNLQDTQEVAKTIEWLTDKGFTYKLEGALFFRTTSFGDDKDRVLIKENGETTYFAADIAYHNLKVQRGFNRLINIWGADHHGYIKRVKAGLKAMCGDQAELEVLLGQLVTLYQNGVEVRMSKRTGDMITLQEVIEKIGADAARFFLVMKSADIHLDFDLELAKKKSNDNPVFYVQYAHARISSIIRKSNMLPVYHRAVELKEIEFKLLKFLMSFEEEVFTAAQYREPYRIAHYLIELSGLFHSFYHECKVNVEDRKLSENRLAIINSVKNILGIGLGLMGIDAPERM